A section of the Cryobacterium soli genome encodes:
- a CDS encoding SDR family oxidoreductase: MDLKLTGKTALIAASTGGLGLAVATALAAEGANVVITGRRADRARDIAGTLPHAVGIAADLGTEAGIDAAFNGAVNAFGPIDILVLNGPGPKPGAAAALSSDDIGSAFDLLVKPQHALVSRALPGMRSRRWGRILALGSSGVVAPLPNLAVSNIGRAALAGYLKTLAAEVALDEVTVNMLLPGRIQTDRVGELDLAAAKRRGTTIDAIQQESRSSIPARRYGDPAEFGAAAAFLCSGPASYITGVALRCDGGLIRSL, translated from the coding sequence ATGGATCTCAAGCTAACGGGAAAGACCGCCCTCATCGCCGCCTCCACCGGCGGCCTCGGCCTCGCCGTGGCAACCGCGCTGGCGGCCGAGGGTGCGAACGTCGTGATCACCGGCCGACGTGCGGACCGCGCCAGGGACATCGCGGGGACCCTGCCGCACGCCGTGGGCATCGCAGCCGACCTCGGCACAGAGGCAGGTATCGACGCGGCATTCAACGGGGCGGTGAACGCCTTCGGCCCGATCGACATCCTGGTGCTGAACGGGCCAGGACCTAAACCGGGGGCGGCGGCGGCGTTGAGCAGCGACGATATCGGGTCGGCCTTCGACCTGCTGGTCAAGCCGCAACACGCCCTGGTGAGCCGGGCGCTGCCCGGCATGCGCTCCCGGCGGTGGGGGCGCATCCTCGCACTCGGATCGAGCGGCGTCGTCGCCCCGCTGCCCAACCTGGCTGTCTCCAACATCGGCCGGGCGGCGCTCGCCGGCTACCTCAAGACTCTCGCGGCCGAAGTGGCCCTGGACGAGGTGACCGTGAACATGCTCCTGCCCGGCCGGATACAAACCGACCGTGTCGGTGAACTCGATCTCGCCGCGGCCAAACGGCGCGGCACCACCATCGACGCGATCCAACAGGAATCACGCAGCAGCATCCCCGCGCGTCGCTACGGCGACCCGGCCGAGTTCGGCGCCGCGGCAGCGTTTCTCTGCAGCGGACCGGCCTCGTACATCACCGGCGTGGCCCTGCGCTGCGACGGCGGCCTGATTCGCAGCCTCTAG
- a CDS encoding helix-turn-helix domain-containing protein, translating into MSEVKAGVTPASLNGLLATVGVLVHSLRKEKGLTLAQLAETAGLSPAIVSQIERGKANPSFTTLAQLAHGLEIPVGRFFMGHDEPSSPVVRAAARRNLKGVTRESVGEAIHELLTPDRSGLLEAQWIVSPPGHNTSSAPFQHGGEEFGLVISGMIDIYLDGERHVLEAGDSITYASTVPHWYVNPYDESCVAVWVSTPPDR; encoded by the coding sequence ATGTCCGAAGTCAAAGCGGGGGTGACACCAGCTTCTCTGAACGGACTCCTGGCGACTGTCGGTGTCCTGGTGCATTCCTTGCGCAAAGAGAAAGGCCTGACTCTGGCGCAGCTGGCCGAGACCGCCGGCCTGAGTCCCGCCATCGTCAGCCAGATCGAACGGGGCAAGGCGAACCCGTCGTTCACAACGCTCGCGCAACTGGCTCACGGCCTTGAGATCCCGGTTGGCCGCTTCTTCATGGGCCATGACGAACCGTCATCGCCGGTTGTACGTGCTGCCGCACGGCGCAACCTGAAAGGCGTCACCCGTGAGTCCGTCGGTGAGGCCATTCACGAGCTGCTCACCCCGGACCGGAGCGGCCTCCTCGAGGCCCAATGGATCGTGAGCCCTCCCGGGCACAACACGAGTTCCGCGCCGTTCCAGCACGGCGGGGAAGAGTTCGGCCTCGTCATCTCCGGAATGATCGACATCTACCTTGACGGAGAACGCCATGTCTTGGAGGCCGGTGATTCGATCACCTACGCCTCCACAGTTCCGCACTGGTACGTCAACCCCTATGACGAATCGTGTGTGGCTGTCTGGGTGAGCACCCCTCCCGACCGCTGA
- a CDS encoding CaiB/BaiF CoA transferase family protein codes for MSAAATMPLHGITIVDFTQVYMGPSCTQLLGDYGADIIKVERPVLGDISRNSFPDKDGQDNPIFLAINRNKRSLSIDTRKEEGREVLRQLLVDADVVVSNFRAGVMERMGFGYDELKESNPGLIWASGTGFGTEGPYSHKGGQDVIAQAYSGVMWRRESADSPLSVYPTTLCDYTTGMHLMQGILLALRTRDESGVGQKVEVTMYDSMLHMQMQEACMQLNRGYEVNWGAMPLSGVYATTDGAIAMVGGFTPDPLRHISLALELDEDLSLRSEFATLEQQFEHKPVLQGIFRDKIATNSTAYWSERLESEGLLNAPVHTLEQALDDEQTTANNMIVEVEHPSVGTVRMLNAPIRLSATPPTIRRSAPRLGEHNVEVLLENGYDAAAIARLQELGVLR; via the coding sequence ATGAGTGCCGCCGCCACGATGCCGCTGCACGGCATCACCATCGTCGACTTCACCCAGGTATACATGGGGCCGAGCTGTACCCAACTGCTCGGTGACTACGGCGCCGACATCATCAAGGTCGAACGACCGGTCCTGGGCGATATCTCCCGCAACTCCTTCCCCGACAAGGACGGCCAGGACAACCCGATCTTCTTGGCGATCAACCGCAACAAGCGCAGCCTCTCCATCGACACCCGGAAGGAGGAGGGGCGCGAGGTCCTGCGCCAACTCCTGGTCGACGCTGACGTCGTCGTGAGCAACTTCCGGGCCGGAGTGATGGAGCGGATGGGCTTCGGCTACGACGAACTGAAGGAGAGCAACCCCGGCCTCATCTGGGCATCCGGTACCGGATTCGGCACCGAAGGCCCGTACTCACACAAGGGCGGCCAGGACGTGATCGCCCAGGCCTACTCGGGTGTGATGTGGCGGCGTGAATCCGCGGACTCACCGCTCTCGGTGTACCCGACCACACTGTGCGACTACACGACCGGGATGCACCTGATGCAGGGCATCCTGCTGGCCCTGCGCACCCGCGACGAATCCGGTGTCGGCCAGAAGGTCGAGGTCACCATGTACGACTCCATGCTGCACATGCAGATGCAGGAGGCGTGCATGCAGCTCAACCGCGGCTACGAGGTCAACTGGGGTGCGATGCCGCTCAGCGGGGTCTACGCGACCACGGATGGCGCCATCGCCATGGTCGGCGGCTTCACCCCGGATCCGCTCAGGCACATTTCGCTGGCCCTCGAACTCGACGAGGACCTGAGCCTGCGGTCCGAATTCGCCACGCTCGAGCAGCAGTTCGAACACAAGCCGGTCCTGCAGGGGATCTTCCGCGACAAGATCGCCACCAACAGCACGGCGTACTGGAGCGAGCGACTCGAAAGCGAGGGGCTGCTCAACGCTCCCGTGCACACCCTGGAGCAGGCCCTGGACGACGAGCAGACCACGGCGAACAACATGATCGTGGAAGTGGAGCATCCATCCGTGGGAACCGTGCGTATGCTCAACGCCCCCATTCGCCTGTCGGCGACCCCGCCGACCATCCGCCGCAGCGCCCCGCGCCTCGGCGAGCACAACGTTGAAGTGCTGCTGGAAAACGGCTACGACGCCGCGGCCATCGCCCGCCTGCAGGAGCTGGGCGTGCTGCGATGA
- a CDS encoding FAD-dependent oxidoreductase, with protein sequence MTTLDLRTTTADLTAPVISRSDILVVGGGPAGVAAAVTAARSGASVTLLERYSALGGLASGGMVLVLDDMINGPEITVTGIVSEYVDRLESIGLAVVPPEEDRHASTDTWNKWGRFGLFDFHSHSNPKPICYAAAFDPDGWKRVSNDLVREAGVNLRLHSWFSRPIVDNGVMKGVICETKSGPQAFMADIVIDTTGDIDVASRAGASYAHDSYLTTLVFRLGGVDTVAAELYEQEHPKEARAINRQVKRLLGGAWELWWLKTPIPGVVWCNAPHMTGFDGVDPEDMTKAEFAARDRITEAVDFVRANLPGFENTYIVDVAQQMGVRQTRLLQGEYVMTKEDVTSRRHFADSVARGRDYYYPYRSLLPKEVDQLLVAGRHYSATPEAQKMSREIPPCMAMGQAVGAAAALALDQGVLVRDVPAADIQREMHKHGADPGDIPSANASIDADALAQV encoded by the coding sequence ATGACTACTCTCGACCTGCGCACCACCACGGCCGACCTCACGGCACCGGTCATCTCCCGTTCCGACATCCTCGTGGTCGGCGGTGGCCCCGCCGGCGTTGCCGCGGCCGTCACCGCAGCGCGAAGCGGCGCCAGCGTCACTCTGCTGGAGCGCTACTCCGCTCTGGGCGGTCTCGCCTCCGGCGGAATGGTCCTGGTACTGGACGACATGATCAACGGCCCGGAGATCACCGTCACCGGAATCGTCAGCGAGTACGTCGACCGTCTGGAGAGCATCGGATTGGCCGTGGTGCCGCCGGAAGAGGACCGCCACGCCTCAACCGACACATGGAACAAGTGGGGCCGATTCGGGCTCTTCGACTTCCACTCGCACAGCAACCCGAAGCCGATCTGCTACGCGGCTGCGTTCGACCCTGACGGCTGGAAACGGGTCTCCAACGACCTTGTCCGCGAGGCGGGCGTGAATCTGCGCTTGCACTCCTGGTTCTCCCGGCCCATCGTCGACAACGGCGTCATGAAGGGCGTCATCTGCGAAACCAAGTCCGGCCCGCAGGCGTTCATGGCCGACATCGTCATCGACACCACCGGCGACATCGACGTCGCCTCCCGCGCCGGGGCCAGCTACGCCCACGACAGCTATCTCACCACGCTCGTCTTCCGGCTCGGCGGCGTCGACACCGTCGCCGCAGAACTGTACGAACAGGAACACCCCAAAGAAGCGCGCGCAATCAACCGTCAGGTGAAACGCCTGCTTGGCGGCGCGTGGGAACTGTGGTGGCTGAAGACGCCCATTCCCGGCGTGGTGTGGTGCAACGCCCCGCACATGACCGGGTTCGACGGCGTCGACCCCGAGGACATGACGAAGGCCGAATTCGCAGCCCGCGACCGCATCACCGAAGCGGTCGATTTCGTCAGGGCCAACCTGCCCGGCTTCGAGAACACCTACATCGTGGACGTCGCCCAGCAGATGGGCGTGCGGCAGACCCGGCTCCTGCAGGGCGAATACGTCATGACCAAGGAAGACGTCACGTCGCGTCGCCACTTCGCCGACTCCGTCGCCCGCGGTCGCGACTACTACTATCCCTACCGGTCCCTGCTGCCCAAGGAGGTCGACCAGCTGCTCGTCGCCGGCCGGCACTATTCCGCCACTCCGGAGGCGCAGAAGATGTCCCGCGAGATCCCGCCCTGCATGGCCATGGGACAGGCCGTCGGTGCCGCCGCGGCACTCGCCCTGGACCAGGGCGTCCTGGTGCGCGACGTGCCGGCCGCCGATATCCAACGCGAAATGCACAAGCACGGTGCCGACCCGGGCGACATCCCCTCCGCGAACGCCAGCATCGACGCGGATGCGCTGGCCCAAGTATGA
- a CDS encoding aldehyde dehydrogenase family protein, which yields MNSTAIAQNLINGEWLGGSDIHRMNPARPGQVAVVSPSGTLQDLDDAIAAAESAQTAWAAMPLPARGAILITAGTLLQERKRAVAEDLVREEGKTIAEAMGEVTRAIDVLRFFGSLGWAPTGDVLPSGLPNTSIYTRREALGVIGLITPWNFPIAIPAWKTAPALISGNTVVLKPAELTPMSATHLARALADAGLPAGVLNIVHGKGRTIGAALARDRRVAGLSFTGSTAVGLGLHQVMSERRARVQLEMGGKNGVLVLDDADPRKAAQVVAAGGFALTGQACTATSRVYVTPGIRSAFLEELVAQAGGYSPGDGLDTATTMGVVVSDSQLDQNESAVRDALGRGATALHGAPANNGLHFTPTVLTDIAHDDPAVRDEIFGPVIAALEVPDYESGLAAINDSRYGLTAGICTDSLARSTDFAQRAQAGVIKINRPTAGLDLNVPFGGVKDSSTNTFREQGRTALDFFTWGKTVYTGV from the coding sequence ATGAACAGCACAGCAATTGCCCAGAACCTGATCAACGGCGAATGGCTCGGCGGAAGCGACATTCACCGAATGAACCCCGCACGACCCGGTCAGGTCGCGGTCGTCTCGCCGAGCGGAACCCTGCAGGACCTTGACGACGCCATCGCCGCCGCCGAATCGGCGCAGACCGCTTGGGCCGCCATGCCGCTGCCCGCCCGCGGCGCCATCCTGATCACCGCCGGCACTCTGTTGCAGGAGCGCAAACGCGCCGTTGCCGAGGATCTCGTGCGGGAGGAGGGCAAGACCATCGCCGAGGCCATGGGCGAGGTGACCCGCGCCATCGACGTGCTTCGCTTCTTCGGATCGCTCGGCTGGGCGCCGACGGGGGACGTCTTGCCCAGCGGGCTGCCGAACACCTCGATCTACACCCGCCGTGAGGCCCTCGGCGTGATCGGGCTGATCACGCCGTGGAACTTCCCGATCGCCATTCCCGCCTGGAAGACCGCCCCCGCCCTGATCAGCGGCAACACCGTCGTGCTCAAGCCGGCCGAATTGACGCCGATGTCGGCCACTCACCTCGCCAGGGCGTTGGCAGACGCTGGCCTGCCCGCCGGCGTGCTCAACATCGTGCACGGTAAGGGACGCACGATCGGTGCGGCGCTGGCCCGCGACAGGCGTGTCGCCGGGTTGTCCTTCACCGGATCCACGGCCGTCGGCCTTGGCCTGCACCAGGTCATGAGCGAGCGCCGCGCCCGCGTGCAGCTCGAAATGGGCGGCAAGAACGGCGTGCTCGTTCTGGATGACGCCGACCCGCGCAAGGCCGCCCAGGTTGTCGCCGCCGGCGGCTTCGCGCTCACGGGGCAGGCCTGCACGGCCACGTCGCGGGTGTACGTCACCCCGGGCATCCGCTCCGCGTTCCTGGAAGAGCTCGTGGCCCAAGCCGGGGGTTACTCGCCCGGCGACGGCCTCGACACCGCAACCACGATGGGTGTCGTGGTCAGTGACAGCCAGCTGGACCAGAACGAGAGTGCCGTGCGGGATGCGCTGGGGCGCGGAGCGACCGCCCTGCACGGCGCCCCCGCCAACAACGGGCTGCACTTCACCCCGACCGTGCTCACGGATATCGCCCACGATGATCCCGCCGTGCGCGACGAAATCTTCGGCCCGGTCATCGCCGCCCTGGAGGTTCCGGACTACGAATCCGGCCTCGCCGCCATCAACGACTCGCGTTACGGTCTCACTGCCGGGATCTGCACCGACAGCCTCGCCCGCTCCACCGACTTCGCCCAGCGTGCGCAGGCCGGCGTCATCAAGATCAACCGTCCGACCGCCGGCCTGGACCTCAACGTGCCGTTCGGCGGAGTCAAAGACTCCTCGACGAACACGTTCAGGGAACAGGGCCGCACGGCGCTGGACTTCTTCACCTGGGGCAAGACCGTCTACACCGGAGTGTGA
- a CDS encoding ABC transporter ATP-binding protein, with amino-acid sequence MNDVLVVENLTRTFRTSAGDVTALRDVSFRVPRGQIVALSGRSGSGKTTLLNCVSGLDVPTSGSVLLDGQPVTGLGEAARTAMRRDSMAFVFQTFGLLPHLSIAENVGLPLRLRREDPDRREERVAHLLDLVGLGGRGRSRPDQLSGGQQQRVAIARALANSPRLLIADEPTGQLDAQTGVAIMDLIRAVVHAESATALIATHDQAVQGAADRILHITDGALSRVGRHTA; translated from the coding sequence GTGAACGACGTGCTCGTGGTCGAGAACCTCACCCGCACTTTCCGCACGTCGGCCGGGGACGTGACCGCCCTCCGGGACGTGTCCTTCCGCGTCCCACGTGGACAGATTGTCGCGCTGTCGGGTCGGTCCGGATCGGGGAAGACGACCCTGCTGAACTGTGTCAGCGGTCTCGATGTGCCCACTTCCGGCTCCGTGCTTCTCGACGGGCAACCGGTGACCGGGCTCGGCGAGGCGGCCCGCACAGCGATGCGCCGTGACTCGATGGCGTTCGTCTTCCAGACCTTCGGCCTACTCCCCCACCTGTCGATCGCGGAGAACGTGGGGCTGCCGCTGCGGCTGCGGCGCGAGGACCCCGATCGTCGGGAAGAGCGGGTGGCTCATCTGCTCGATCTGGTGGGGCTGGGCGGCCGGGGCCGGTCCAGGCCCGATCAGCTCTCCGGCGGACAGCAACAGCGTGTGGCCATCGCCCGGGCACTGGCCAATTCGCCGCGGCTGCTGATCGCCGATGAACCCACCGGTCAACTCGATGCGCAGACCGGAGTCGCGATCATGGATCTCATTCGGGCCGTGGTGCACGCCGAGTCGGCCACGGCGCTCATCGCCACCCACGACCAGGCCGTGCAGGGCGCGGCTGACCGCATCCTGCACATCACGGACGGCGCGCTCAGCCGCGTCGGCCGCCACACGGCGTAG
- a CDS encoding enoyl-CoA hydratase-related protein, which produces MSVVLEDEVVLSIVDHVATVTINRPQVMNAVDEATTHRLNEIWDQIENDRDIRVVVLTGAGDRAFCVGADMSAAAVDKTGLQYWADLDPNGFGGLSLRTTLDVPVIVRVNGYALGGGMEMVLGADIVVAAESAQFGLTEPRVGRLALDGGISQLVRKIPYTQAMGLLLTGRRAPATEMAALGLVNEVIPAAELDAAVDRWVQQILACAPTSVRAVKQMVTQTMHLSAQDARRVRLPALMEALDSSDSAEGVLAFQEKRRPVWPGK; this is translated from the coding sequence ATGAGCGTGGTGCTGGAAGACGAGGTGGTTCTGAGCATCGTTGACCACGTCGCCACCGTGACCATCAACCGCCCGCAGGTGATGAACGCCGTCGACGAGGCCACCACGCACCGGCTGAACGAGATCTGGGACCAGATCGAGAACGACCGCGACATCCGCGTCGTCGTGTTGACCGGCGCCGGGGACCGCGCCTTCTGCGTCGGTGCCGACATGTCGGCCGCAGCGGTGGACAAGACCGGCCTGCAGTACTGGGCCGACCTCGACCCGAACGGCTTCGGCGGTCTCAGCCTGCGCACCACCCTGGATGTCCCCGTCATCGTTCGCGTCAACGGTTATGCGCTCGGCGGCGGCATGGAGATGGTGCTCGGCGCCGACATCGTCGTCGCGGCCGAATCCGCCCAGTTCGGCCTGACCGAACCGCGGGTGGGACGCCTGGCCCTCGACGGCGGAATCAGCCAACTCGTGCGCAAAATCCCCTACACGCAGGCCATGGGGCTGCTCCTCACCGGGCGCAGGGCCCCGGCCACCGAAATGGCGGCGCTGGGTCTGGTCAACGAGGTGATACCCGCCGCCGAACTGGACGCGGCAGTCGACCGTTGGGTCCAGCAGATCCTCGCCTGCGCCCCCACGTCTGTGCGGGCTGTGAAGCAGATGGTGACCCAGACCATGCACCTCTCCGCTCAGGACGCCCGCCGGGTTCGGCTGCCCGCCCTGATGGAGGCCCTCGACAGCAGCGACTCGGCCGAAGGTGTTCTGGCGTTCCAAGAGAAGCGGCGACCCGTTTGGCCCGGCAAGTGA
- a CDS encoding ABC transporter ATP-binding protein encodes MTLTSALSHGKAVEYGAGALIACDSVVRVFRGGGVEVQALQGLDLLVQEGDMLAIVGASGSGKSTLLGILSGLDVPTAGSARVAGHDLTTMRGEELVRYRRSTVGFVRQQSSRNLLPNLTARENVALPLALAGAGKRERAGKAAELLGAMGLADRAERRPAQLSGGEQQRVSIAVALAGSPQVLLADEPTGQLDARTGDEVFAALRAVNEAFGCTVVIVTHDATVAGQVRRAVAIRDGRISSETLRRDELDAEGVATSSEEEFAVLDRVGRLQIPNEFRHALSLNDRVRLTLESDHVGVWPQHSAATDAEEGR; translated from the coding sequence ATGACGCTCACCAGCGCACTCTCTCACGGCAAAGCAGTCGAGTACGGGGCGGGAGCACTCATCGCCTGCGACTCCGTGGTGCGGGTCTTCCGTGGCGGCGGCGTCGAAGTGCAGGCTCTGCAAGGCCTGGACCTTCTCGTGCAGGAGGGTGACATGCTCGCCATCGTCGGCGCGTCAGGGTCGGGCAAATCCACGCTGCTCGGCATCCTGTCCGGGCTCGACGTGCCGACGGCCGGGAGCGCTCGCGTAGCGGGACACGATCTCACCACAATGCGAGGTGAGGAGCTCGTGCGATACCGCCGCTCGACAGTGGGATTCGTGCGGCAGCAGTCGTCACGCAACCTGCTGCCCAACCTCACCGCCAGGGAGAACGTCGCTCTTCCCCTGGCGCTGGCCGGCGCGGGGAAGCGCGAACGCGCGGGGAAAGCCGCCGAACTGCTGGGCGCCATGGGCCTGGCGGACCGAGCCGAACGACGACCGGCGCAGCTGTCCGGGGGCGAGCAGCAGCGCGTGTCGATCGCCGTCGCGCTGGCCGGCTCTCCTCAGGTGCTGCTCGCGGACGAGCCCACCGGCCAGCTCGACGCCCGCACCGGCGACGAGGTCTTCGCTGCCCTCCGCGCCGTCAACGAGGCTTTCGGCTGCACGGTGGTGATCGTCACCCACGACGCCACCGTGGCCGGCCAGGTGAGGCGGGCCGTGGCCATCCGCGACGGCCGGATCTCCTCCGAAACACTGCGGCGAGACGAGCTGGATGCGGAGGGAGTCGCGACCTCGTCGGAGGAAGAGTTCGCGGTGCTCGATCGTGTCGGCCGGTTGCAGATACCGAACGAGTTCCGGCATGCCCTGAGCCTCAACGACCGGGTGCGGCTCACGCTCGAGAGCGACCATGTCGGGGTGTGGCCCCAACACAGTGCCGCCACGGATGCGGAGGAGGGCCGGTGA
- a CDS encoding dihydrodipicolinate synthase family protein: MTGQQVAPVPRTLASGVWGVLATPLQGSTFDVDVDSLALLAEHYEAIGATGLTVLGVFGEAAALAAAERELVLEIVTESTTLPLVVGISALATQPAIEEVAAAQSAAGDRIVAVMVQVNSPNPRVVARHLQAIHEATGAFIVLQDYPRASGVAIPTPALISVATSCPFVIALKAEAPPTPVAIATLTAALDIPVFGGLGGQGLLDELLSGAAGAMTGFSYPEALIACVTAWTDSGYEAARDALLPALPLINFEQQPTIALALRKECFRQRGLIKESGVRPPAAEYPESLRESMLIHLREAATAYPGRN, translated from the coding sequence GTGACCGGGCAGCAGGTCGCGCCGGTGCCCCGCACCCTCGCCTCCGGCGTCTGGGGCGTGCTCGCGACGCCATTGCAGGGCAGCACCTTCGACGTGGACGTGGACAGTCTCGCTCTGCTGGCCGAGCACTATGAAGCCATCGGCGCGACCGGGCTGACCGTGCTCGGAGTCTTCGGCGAAGCTGCCGCGCTCGCCGCGGCGGAGCGAGAGCTCGTGCTCGAGATCGTGACGGAATCCACGACCCTCCCTCTTGTCGTCGGCATCTCCGCCTTGGCCACCCAGCCGGCGATCGAGGAGGTGGCGGCCGCGCAGTCAGCGGCCGGCGACCGAATCGTCGCGGTGATGGTGCAGGTCAATTCCCCGAACCCTCGAGTCGTCGCCCGGCACCTGCAGGCCATCCATGAGGCCACCGGCGCCTTCATCGTCCTGCAGGACTATCCCCGTGCCAGCGGGGTGGCCATCCCGACACCGGCGCTGATCTCGGTGGCCACGTCCTGCCCGTTCGTGATTGCCCTCAAAGCCGAGGCGCCCCCGACCCCGGTGGCCATCGCCACCCTCACCGCGGCTCTGGACATTCCAGTCTTCGGCGGTTTGGGCGGTCAGGGGCTACTCGACGAGCTGCTGTCCGGCGCCGCCGGGGCGATGACGGGATTCTCCTACCCGGAGGCCCTCATCGCCTGTGTGACCGCGTGGACGGACTCGGGGTACGAGGCGGCGCGCGACGCTCTGCTGCCGGCCCTGCCGCTGATCAACTTCGAGCAGCAGCCCACGATCGCCCTGGCCCTGCGCAAGGAGTGCTTTCGCCAGCGCGGGCTGATCAAGGAATCCGGTGTGCGGCCCCCTGCCGCCGAGTATCCGGAGAGCCTGCGCGAGTCGATGCTCATTCACCTGCGCGAAGCCGCCACCGCATATCCCGGGAGGAACTGA
- a CDS encoding MFS transporter, translating into MLSTTVTDTVHLPRRLTPDVRRGLLGLGLGNTLEWYDWMIFGLLSAFIGPKFFPSEDPLTATLNALAVFAVGFAFRPLGGILLGTLADRIGRRRVMLMSITMMATTTAIIAVAPTYDQIGSWAGIILLLCRVVQGVSTGIEAPLSTAHAVELAPVGREGLVAGLMSFYVNLGILLASLTSFLTSLLLGGEVMADWGWRVPFVIGAVFGLVVVYLRRSLPETMSTDELASNTPKKVWTDVRKHWLSVLAIIFVVGAAQAYNYAWNVGLPSTARGNFKEDPTIVFALTTVLGVVLVIGSWIIGKLVDGKAMSKWFLVTRILAIPSVFLMLLYVQPGIVGFAAVLLGGSIVLVLNMTLYNVVSSSLMPKSCRGTGVALGYGIGVALFGGTASYLLVWLQSVDLNWVFPVYVAVLSILSIIFYLLARRSNGLFVGK; encoded by the coding sequence ATGCTCAGCACCACCGTTACAGACACTGTGCACCTGCCCCGGCGGCTCACTCCGGACGTTCGTCGGGGGCTTCTCGGCCTCGGCCTCGGAAACACGCTGGAGTGGTACGACTGGATGATCTTCGGTCTCCTCTCCGCATTCATCGGTCCGAAATTCTTCCCCTCCGAGGATCCGCTGACGGCCACCCTGAACGCCCTCGCCGTCTTCGCGGTCGGGTTCGCGTTCCGTCCGCTGGGCGGGATCCTTCTCGGCACGCTCGCGGACCGGATCGGCCGGCGCCGGGTCATGCTCATGTCCATCACCATGATGGCGACCACCACGGCAATCATCGCCGTCGCCCCGACCTACGATCAGATCGGCTCCTGGGCGGGCATCATCCTGCTGCTCTGCCGCGTGGTGCAGGGCGTCTCCACCGGTATCGAGGCGCCGCTGTCCACGGCTCACGCGGTGGAACTGGCCCCGGTCGGACGCGAGGGCCTGGTCGCCGGGCTGATGTCGTTCTACGTCAACCTCGGCATCCTGCTCGCATCACTCACCAGCTTCCTCACCAGCCTGCTGCTCGGCGGCGAAGTGATGGCCGACTGGGGCTGGCGAGTGCCGTTCGTCATCGGCGCGGTATTCGGCCTCGTCGTGGTCTATCTGCGCCGCTCCCTCCCCGAGACGATGTCGACCGATGAACTCGCGTCCAACACGCCGAAGAAGGTCTGGACCGACGTGCGCAAGCACTGGCTCAGCGTGCTCGCCATCATCTTCGTCGTGGGCGCAGCACAGGCGTACAACTACGCCTGGAACGTGGGCCTGCCCAGCACAGCCCGCGGTAATTTCAAGGAAGACCCCACCATCGTCTTCGCCCTCACCACGGTGCTCGGTGTCGTCCTGGTCATCGGCAGCTGGATCATCGGCAAGCTCGTTGACGGCAAGGCCATGTCCAAATGGTTCCTGGTCACCCGCATCCTGGCGATCCCCTCTGTGTTCCTGATGCTGCTGTACGTGCAGCCGGGCATCGTCGGCTTCGCCGCGGTGCTCCTCGGCGGATCGATCGTGCTGGTCCTCAACATGACGCTCTACAACGTCGTCTCTTCTTCCCTCATGCCCAAGAGTTGCCGCGGGACAGGCGTTGCGCTCGGTTACGGCATCGGCGTCGCCCTGTTCGGCGGCACCGCCTCGTACCTGCTCGTCTGGCTGCAGTCCGTCGACCTGAACTGGGTCTTCCCGGTCTACGTCGCGGTGCTCTCGATCCTCAGCATCATTTTCTACCTGCTCGCTCGCCGCTCCAACGGCCTGTTCGTTGGAAAGTAA
- the fdxA gene encoding ferredoxin, which translates to MTFVIAQPCVDVKDKACIEACPVDCIYEGERSLYIHPGECVDCGACDPVCPVEAIFYVDDVPDEWAGYTVANVEFFSELGSPQGAAPLGNTGLDHHLIAAVAPRLNEAKAAR; encoded by the coding sequence ATGACCTTCGTGATCGCTCAGCCCTGTGTGGACGTCAAGGACAAAGCCTGCATTGAGGCCTGTCCGGTCGATTGCATCTACGAGGGGGAGCGGTCCCTGTACATCCACCCGGGGGAATGCGTTGATTGTGGGGCGTGCGATCCGGTCTGCCCCGTCGAGGCCATCTTCTACGTTGACGACGTGCCGGATGAATGGGCCGGATATACGGTGGCCAACGTCGAGTTCTTCAGCGAACTGGGCTCTCCGCAGGGCGCCGCCCCGCTGGGCAACACCGGCCTGGATCACCACCTCATCGCAGCTGTGGCTCCCAGGCTGAACGAAGCAAAAGCCGCACGGTGA